GCTTtaaagtcgtatttataaaatctttataatactaaacctttttatatactatagatttcttagttttataactcttataaaggttcttattatatttattaaaaatatttacgtttaaaaatccttttttttaattacgtagtacttttttatattatattaataagcttatttattatactaattaattaaataagtagtcgctttataagtatttccttttactaatttaactaattaatttctaattataaactagctatagaaaagttatttaataaaaaagctatttaaaacgatagtaaaaagttagttacttaagtagttttattaattaatataatttaatatagtaaacgtcgaccttttataaataataaaaggctataattacttaattccgtatagtattcgaAGATtacccctttttatttacttttataaagttaattagtacgaatctcttatttcgtacggtattaagaggtcgtttcttttatataataagatactttactaatttataataatagaatttaattactaattagtattagtatccttattataaagtagttagttcgaaccgtaattaacaaagagattaattaaactatataaatatctacgtaataagtataaaaaggaggttctaaccgtaggttaggctagctataataatcctaaatagggcccctaattggcccctgcgtagtcggctgtatgccgcggtcgaattagacttccaatccgacaagtAGGGCTGGGTGCGTGTGGGGGACGTAACATACACAGAGGGGCAAAGTGCCAAGAAACAATGCATTGAGTGACTGGCCTTGACTTGTTCAGCTCTTTACTGCAGAGCCAGGTAGTATGGTTCAGCTCTACAGAGCAGAATTAGGTAGGTAGTATTATCGGCCTTGTTCAGAATGGCCGTCCGCCGAGCCGCACCAGCCCAAAATGGCTTTGAGATAGTCTTGGATCAATCAATATGAGGTTCATGGAGCCATCTAACCGAAAGGTGTTCGGACGTCACGAGCAATCGAAACCCGCGCCGAGAGTCCGGTAAGACTAACGACCTTGTCTTCATTGCCTTAGAAGGTCTTCAATAAGACCTTCATACTTTTCCCCTGAATATTCACTGCCCCCAATATGGAGTCTTGAACGTCAAAATCAGACAGGCCTCAATCTCGGAAGGCTTGGTTAAACATCGTGTTCTGGCGACTGGTTGGCCTTGATGCCACCCACGGCCCTCAACTTGGTCAGGCCAACTAAAGACGTCTAGAAGTTTGTTTAATTGCTATTTTCAACGTGAGACGAGGATTATTAATGCTCAGCTCCTTGGCAGATGCTTTGGTGATCTTCAAGATAGTAATCAAGACATCATACAAGCAaagcatcatcatcatcagatATTCGAGTATAAAGAGCAAGCCTTCGTCCTTTTCCAAAGCTATCATTTCTTCTTCATTCATCGCATCAATTTCCTTCCTTTCACTCAGACTCAACTTTCATTCGCTTTACAGCACACCCACATTCACTTTTCATTCATTTGATTCCTTAACTTTCACAATGGTTTCTTTCAAGGTCTCCAACATCCTGGCCCTCGCTGCCGCCGTTGCAGCCGCGCCTACTGAGCTCCTTCAGTCCCGCGCCGTTGTGGCTCACGACTCCATCAGCCCCGTCGCCCAGAGAATCCAGACTGGCGGCCTCGGCAAGGTCATCGAGACCTTCAACCCCCTTCTCCACATCGCCCACGGTTGCCAGCCATATCCCGCCGTTGCCGATAACGGTGATACCAGCGGTGGTCTTCAGGACACCGGCAGCTCCACCGGCGGCTGCCGCGATCAGTCTAAGGGTCAAACGTATGCCCGCGCCGGCACAGTCGACGGCAAGACGGTCATCATGTACTCTTGGTACTTTCCCAAGGACCACCCCACCGGCGGTGACGTCGCCGGAGGCCACCGCCACGACTGGGAGAACATTGTCCTCCAGATCGACGACCCAGCCGCGGCTACCCCCAAGATCATCGGCGGAGCTGCCTCCAGCCACAGCGGCTACAGCAAGGCCAACGGCGCTCCGCCCATGGACGGTAACAGCGCCAAGGTTGAATACTTCACCACCTTCCCGACCAACCACGAGCTTCAGTTCACTCAAACCAAGGGCAAGACTTACCCCATCTCCGACTGGGATGCTctccccgccgccgccaagacCGCTCTTCAGGATACCAACTTTGGAAAGGCCAACGTTCCCTTCAAGGATGGGAGCTTCGAGAGCAAGGTCCGCGAGGCTCTCAAATAGATGGGCATTATATACATGACATAACGGCTTTATGGGCGCTCCATTACGATTTTTACGAATGTGTTCTTTGGTCAACCATTGTTGTGAATTTGGGTTCATTTTTCATTAGCTAGCTATTTCTGATCTATCTTTCCAATACGATGAGTCTGAGTTGTTCTTTCAAAACTTTGCAATGTAACGATTGACATTGAGTTGTTGTGACATGCCGGACTCTCATACTCTATCAGGAGTACAATGCATGCCAAGTATGCGCTTCGTTGAGTTCTTAACTCAAATTTCTCTTATCTATAATGTTTCAATTTCAAAAAGCGCCTTCGGTTGACGTGTGT
The Colletotrichum lupini chromosome 6, complete sequence DNA segment above includes these coding regions:
- a CDS encoding necrosis- and ethylene-inducing protein, producing MVSFKVSNILALAAAVAAAPTELLQSRAVVAHDSISPVAQRIQTGGLGKVIETFNPLLHIAHGCQPYPAVADNGDTSGGLQDTGSSTGGCRDQSKGQTYARAGTVDGKTVIMYSWYFPKDHPTGGDVAGGHRHDWENIVLQIDDPAAATPKIIGGAASSHSGYSKANGAPPMDGNSAKVEYFTTFPTNHELQFTQTKGKTYPISDWDALPAAAKTALQDTNFGKANVPFKDGSFESKVREALK